In Brevibacillus brevis, a genomic segment contains:
- a CDS encoding TetR/AcrR family transcriptional regulator, protein MSPRTKEQNDAIREMRMNQIMRAAAEVYLEKGIQLEIRDVAVKAELGYGTVYHYYKNKHMLLEDLLWDALNRTESAVLPALTEDSGSLRKAESFSRQLLRTCIQDPSVFILLKTVADNFHHFPGNRFNKLYADFQERIYLPFVEMIREGIGSRSPEKTANLIFGSLVGCTALNIHHHNRNEIDVEGIVDMIFSGIQSKEK, encoded by the coding sequence ATGTCACCACGTACCAAAGAACAGAATGATGCGATCCGGGAGATGCGGATGAACCAAATTATGCGAGCGGCTGCGGAAGTATATTTGGAAAAGGGCATTCAATTGGAAATACGCGATGTTGCGGTCAAGGCAGAGCTTGGCTACGGAACCGTGTATCATTACTACAAAAATAAGCACATGCTTTTGGAAGATTTATTGTGGGATGCCCTGAATCGAACGGAGTCGGCAGTATTGCCCGCTTTGACGGAGGACAGTGGCAGTTTGCGTAAAGCGGAGTCGTTCTCCAGGCAGCTCTTGCGGACGTGTATCCAGGATCCTTCCGTATTTATTTTGCTTAAAACGGTTGCGGATAATTTTCATCACTTCCCGGGAAACCGGTTCAACAAGCTGTATGCCGATTTTCAGGAGCGGATCTATTTGCCGTTTGTGGAAATGATTCGTGAAGGAATCGGTTCCAGATCACCGGAGAAAACAGCTAATCTGATATTTGGCTCGCTTGTTGGCTGCACAGCATTGAACATCCACCACCATAACCGGAACGAGATCGACGTGGAAGGGATCGTCGATATGATTTTTTCAGGCATACAGTCAAAGGAGAAATGA
- the murQ gene encoding N-acetylmuramic acid 6-phosphate etherase: MKLENLEQLTTEGKNESTRDLDRMSARGIVQLMNDEDKKVPYAVERVLDEVSEAVELIVAAMERGGRLFYFGAGTSGRLGILDASECPPTFGTDPELVQGVIAGGQSAMIRAVEGAEDSVELGQEDVRKYGVTDRDVVVGIAASGRTPYVLGVLKEAQEIGARTIALSCNQPSFINKGVDVAINVVVGPEVLTGSTRLKAGTAQKLVLNMLTTATMIRLGKVYGNLMVNVQATNQKLKERVKRIVMEVTGVSYSEAERLAEQAKGDAKTAILMKLTGTSREEAVQMLQLANGRIREALSKYS; this comes from the coding sequence TTGAAATTGGAAAACTTGGAGCAATTGACGACCGAAGGAAAAAACGAAAGCACTCGGGACCTGGACCGGATGAGTGCCCGAGGAATCGTGCAATTGATGAACGACGAAGACAAAAAAGTGCCGTATGCAGTCGAACGCGTACTGGATGAGGTATCGGAAGCGGTGGAGCTGATCGTCGCAGCCATGGAGCGGGGCGGCAGGCTGTTCTACTTCGGCGCCGGGACGAGCGGACGCCTGGGGATCCTCGATGCGTCCGAGTGCCCTCCCACCTTTGGCACCGATCCCGAGCTGGTGCAGGGCGTGATCGCAGGGGGGCAATCCGCCATGATCCGCGCAGTGGAGGGGGCGGAAGACTCCGTCGAATTGGGACAGGAGGATGTCCGCAAGTACGGCGTGACGGATCGCGACGTGGTCGTCGGCATCGCGGCCAGCGGGCGTACGCCTTACGTCCTCGGTGTGCTGAAGGAAGCGCAGGAGATCGGCGCGCGGACGATTGCCTTGTCCTGCAACCAGCCGTCTTTCATCAACAAAGGGGTGGACGTCGCGATCAACGTAGTCGTGGGGCCTGAAGTGCTGACCGGTTCGACCCGTCTCAAGGCGGGAACGGCCCAGAAGCTTGTCCTCAACATGCTGACCACCGCGACCATGATCCGGCTGGGCAAAGTGTACGGCAACCTGATGGTGAACGTCCAGGCGACGAACCAAAAGCTGAAGGAACGGGTAAAGCGGATCGTGATGGAAGTGACGGGCGTCAGCTACTCGGAGGCCGAGCGGTTGGCCGAGCAGGCGAAAGGGGACGCCAAGACGGCGATCTTGATGAAGCTGACCGGTACCAGCAGGGAAGAGGCGGTGCAAATGCTTCAGCTCGCCAACGGAAGGATTCGGGAGGCACTTTCCAAGTACAGTTGA
- a CDS encoding DinB family protein — MSKLVLRHFELTRGYFIKQAEAVSEEVAQVQPDGFNNTILWQIGHVLTLTEQIMFGFPHKTTNIPARYLELFGSGTKPADWKADVPTVGELIVQLKDQLDRVKQIPVERFNDSLEKPILGLETFGELAGLALLEEAQHMGQIKAMVRVIEQAGAKNR; from the coding sequence ATGAGCAAATTGGTGTTGAGGCATTTCGAACTGACGAGGGGTTATTTCATTAAGCAGGCTGAAGCTGTCTCGGAGGAAGTTGCACAAGTGCAGCCAGACGGCTTTAACAACACAATCTTATGGCAAATCGGTCATGTTTTAACGCTTACTGAACAGATTATGTTCGGATTCCCTCACAAAACAACGAATATTCCGGCTCGTTATCTTGAATTATTCGGCAGTGGAACCAAGCCAGCCGATTGGAAAGCAGATGTCCCTACCGTAGGCGAACTCATTGTGCAGTTGAAGGATCAGTTGGATCGGGTCAAACAAATCCCTGTAGAACGGTTCAATGATTCGCTGGAAAAACCAATATTGGGGCTTGAAACCTTTGGGGAACTGGCCGGTCTTGCGTTGCTGGAGGAAGCGCAGCATATGGGGCAAATAAAAGCCATGGTACGGGTGATTGAACAGGCTGGGGCCAAGAATCGGTAA
- a CDS encoding ABC transporter substrate-binding protein, translating to MKKRVLAGFFLSLSLMLSACSGGGGTAAPGDQAKPQEGQQAAAKTELVVAAEQEPVGYDPHKVPAASSVRVYALIYDSLTKLDENMNIVPNLAEKWEITPDGKTITMFLHKGVKFHNGKDMTSEDVKYSFERILNPDTGAIAKSYFSSVESIEAKDPTTIVFHLKNADAAFIANTASAYASIVPSGSTDLTKEAIGTGPFKLEKSEPGQYVLLKKNPDYFNKDLPKVEAIKFQIMKDEAERLAAIRSGKIDISVVSADSAKLLEGKPGVQVKNYQSLEYSYLGINVNKKPFDNPKVREAISYAVDRNQIVQTVWKGEAALTGPIAPALTNWAVDTASYPTYKTDVEKAKKLLAEAGFPNGFDTQIETAATYPDMVETAQVIQQQLKAIGINAKINQLEWGNYIETWKSKDMNLMVGRNTSGVDADRSMRFFFSSTGSANVWNYSNPAYDELVNKALATVDQAERKKLYDQAQTLLVADAPNLFLASPKNYYAVRDNVDFTPSAAGEVYSLIKTSIK from the coding sequence GTGAAAAAACGAGTGTTGGCAGGCTTTTTCCTATCATTGTCCCTGATGCTCTCCGCATGTTCCGGCGGAGGGGGCACAGCAGCTCCCGGCGACCAGGCGAAGCCGCAGGAAGGACAGCAGGCGGCTGCGAAAACGGAGCTGGTCGTGGCAGCGGAGCAGGAGCCGGTAGGCTATGATCCTCACAAAGTACCGGCAGCATCCAGCGTGCGTGTCTACGCCCTCATTTACGACAGTCTGACCAAGCTGGACGAAAACATGAACATCGTCCCGAACCTGGCGGAGAAGTGGGAAATCACACCGGATGGCAAAACCATCACGATGTTCCTGCACAAAGGGGTCAAGTTCCACAACGGCAAAGACATGACGTCTGAAGATGTGAAATATTCCTTCGAGCGCATCTTGAACCCGGACACCGGTGCGATCGCCAAGTCGTACTTCTCCAGCGTCGAGTCTATCGAAGCCAAAGATCCGACGACGATCGTATTCCATCTGAAAAACGCCGACGCCGCCTTTATCGCAAACACCGCGAGCGCATACGCTTCCATCGTACCGAGCGGCTCGACTGATCTGACCAAAGAAGCCATTGGCACAGGGCCTTTCAAGCTGGAGAAAAGCGAGCCGGGCCAATACGTCCTGCTGAAGAAAAATCCGGATTACTTCAATAAAGACCTGCCGAAAGTGGAAGCGATCAAATTCCAGATCATGAAGGACGAGGCCGAGCGTCTGGCCGCGATCCGTTCCGGCAAAATCGACATCAGTGTCGTTTCCGCCGATTCCGCCAAGCTGCTGGAAGGCAAGCCAGGCGTGCAGGTGAAAAACTACCAGTCGCTCGAATACAGCTACCTGGGTATCAACGTAAACAAAAAGCCGTTTGACAATCCGAAAGTGCGCGAAGCGATCAGCTATGCCGTAGACCGCAACCAGATCGTACAGACCGTCTGGAAAGGCGAAGCGGCACTGACAGGCCCGATCGCGCCGGCTCTTACCAACTGGGCGGTAGATACTGCCAGCTACCCGACTTACAAGACCGATGTGGAAAAAGCGAAGAAGCTGCTCGCGGAAGCAGGCTTCCCGAACGGCTTTGACACGCAGATCGAGACTGCCGCTACTTACCCGGACATGGTAGAAACCGCGCAAGTGATCCAGCAGCAGCTCAAGGCCATCGGCATCAACGCGAAGATCAACCAGCTCGAGTGGGGCAACTACATCGAAACCTGGAAGTCCAAAGACATGAACCTGATGGTCGGACGCAACACGTCTGGCGTGGATGCCGACCGTTCCATGCGCTTCTTCTTCTCGTCGACCGGTTCCGCCAACGTCTGGAACTACTCCAACCCGGCGTATGACGAGCTGGTGAACAAAGCGCTCGCTACCGTCGACCAGGCCGAACGCAAAAAGCTGTACGACCAGGCGCAAACCTTGCTCGTAGCAGATGCGCCAAACCTGTTCCTGGCTTCGCCGAAGAACTACTACGCCGTGCGCGACAACGTCGATTTCACCCCAAGCGCTGCGGGTGAAGTGTACTCCCTGATCAAGACTTCGATCAAGTAA
- a CDS encoding ABC transporter permease — protein sequence MGSYLIKRIASLIPILFGISVLVFTILHLVPGDPASIMLGTNATPEAIAALHKSMGLDQPLVTQYFHWIGGILRGDFGVSVHSGEEILPQILSRFLITLQLTVFGVLIGWVLAIPFGILSAIRAHSKTDIIVRVATLLGISVPNFAIGTLLLLGFSLYFNWFPPIDVVSFWENPAEAFQVFILPAVTMGIVVAAGVMRMTRSAFLETMDKDFIRTARAKGNSQWTVVMGHAFRNSSIPIVTIAGMQIGYLLGGSVIVEQLFSIPGLGQYILDGIYQRDYPVVQGGVLFVALVFVLVNLLIDLIYTWIDPRIKY from the coding sequence GTGGGGTCTTATCTAATCAAACGCATCGCCAGCCTGATTCCCATCCTGTTTGGCATCTCCGTTTTGGTCTTTACCATCCTGCATCTGGTGCCGGGCGACCCAGCCTCTATCATGCTGGGAACCAACGCGACGCCGGAGGCCATCGCGGCTCTGCACAAGAGCATGGGACTGGATCAGCCGCTGGTTACGCAGTACTTTCACTGGATCGGCGGAATCTTGCGGGGAGATTTCGGGGTATCCGTACATTCAGGCGAAGAAATATTGCCGCAAATTCTGAGCCGATTCCTGATCACGCTGCAGCTGACCGTGTTCGGCGTCCTGATCGGCTGGGTACTTGCGATCCCGTTCGGCATCCTCTCGGCGATCCGGGCTCATTCCAAGACGGACATTATCGTCCGCGTGGCTACCTTGCTCGGGATCTCGGTCCCCAACTTTGCCATCGGGACGCTTTTGCTGCTTGGCTTTTCACTCTATTTCAACTGGTTTCCTCCGATTGATGTCGTCAGCTTCTGGGAAAACCCGGCGGAAGCCTTCCAGGTGTTTATCCTGCCGGCCGTGACGATGGGCATCGTCGTAGCGGCAGGGGTGATGCGGATGACTCGATCCGCCTTCCTGGAAACCATGGACAAAGATTTCATTCGTACCGCGCGAGCCAAAGGAAACAGCCAGTGGACGGTTGTCATGGGCCATGCGTTCCGCAACTCCTCGATCCCGATCGTGACCATCGCCGGAATGCAGATCGGGTACCTGTTGGGCGGATCAGTCATCGTGGAGCAGCTGTTTTCGATACCGGGTCTGGGTCAGTACATTCTGGATGGCATCTATCAGCGGGATTATCCGGTAGTACAGGGAGGCGTGCTGTTCGTCGCTCTGGTATTTGTCCTGGTCAATCTGCTCATCGACCTGATCTATACCTGGATTGATCCGCGTATCAAGTATTGA
- the map gene encoding type I methionyl aminopeptidase, whose product MVILKSRAEIEEMRKAGSIVAAFHRAIAGMIRPGVTTLDIESFAVRFLKENGAKAHTIGYNGYPFATCASVNDVIAHGFPSRKPLKEGDIVKIDIVAEADGWIGDSAWCYAVGEVSEEARNLMRVTKECLYLGIEKAVVGNRIGDVMHAVQTHAERNGFSVVRDLLGHGVGREMHEEPTYPHVGKPGKGFRLKEGMVFTIEPMLNAGKPSMTIDADGWTARTVDGSLSAQYEHTIAITADGPIILTAQ is encoded by the coding sequence ATGGTCATCCTGAAATCGCGAGCAGAAATTGAAGAAATGAGAAAAGCCGGCAGCATTGTCGCTGCTTTTCATCGAGCAATCGCAGGTATGATCCGGCCGGGTGTCACGACGCTCGATATCGAATCGTTTGCAGTGCGGTTTCTGAAGGAGAATGGCGCCAAGGCTCATACGATAGGCTACAACGGCTATCCGTTTGCGACATGTGCGTCTGTCAACGACGTCATTGCGCATGGTTTTCCGAGCCGAAAGCCGCTCAAGGAAGGCGACATCGTCAAAATCGACATCGTCGCGGAAGCGGATGGCTGGATCGGCGATTCGGCTTGGTGCTATGCGGTCGGCGAGGTGTCGGAAGAAGCCCGTAATTTGATGCGGGTAACGAAGGAATGCTTATATCTCGGTATCGAAAAAGCTGTCGTCGGAAACCGGATCGGCGATGTGATGCACGCGGTTCAAACCCATGCCGAGCGAAACGGATTCTCGGTGGTGCGCGATTTACTCGGTCATGGCGTAGGAAGGGAGATGCACGAGGAACCTACTTATCCCCACGTCGGGAAACCGGGAAAAGGCTTCCGCTTGAAGGAAGGGATGGTTTTTACGATCGAGCCGATGCTCAATGCCGGAAAACCGTCAATGACGATTGATGCCGACGGATGGACCGCCAGAACCGTTGACGGCTCGCTTTCCGCACAGTACGAGCATACAATCGCCATTACTGCGGATGGACCGATTATATTGACCGCACAATAG
- a CDS encoding serine hydrolase domain-containing protein, translating to MNGNELMLRMEKSLEDGIARGIFPGGAVSLMRKGEKTLTAVKGKTGSGEGAVDVNADTLYDMASLTKVMVTLPLVLLSVQAGKLSLADALVTHLPELKQGRDCERKEQIKIAHLLTHTSGFPAWRPFFLIGQGKKEYISLIAQEQLVNTPGSQVVYSDVGYMLLGFLLERIWGEELDSLAQRLVFRPSGMENSCYLPLRHALPKISGIAYTERGNEFERNMAQNYLAELEPFDHPSVGKWRGKLSNYQWREGFICGTVHDCNAHYGLGGVSGHAGLFSTIGDAERYMEIWTSDDAPVRIDPVLRALSIRSHTDHSTQRRGLGWIISSTGGSLEQLAAGCTGGDLASGRAFGHTGFTGTSIWSDPQREATIITLTNRVHPVASPLIGPWRIAHHNQLFGSLSAHRERGSTHDSHANHR from the coding sequence ATGAACGGAAACGAGCTTATGCTGCGCATGGAAAAAAGCCTGGAGGACGGGATCGCCCGGGGGATTTTTCCGGGCGGGGCTGTTAGCCTGATGCGAAAGGGAGAAAAGACGCTGACGGCGGTCAAAGGCAAGACCGGGAGCGGAGAGGGAGCGGTGGATGTGAATGCAGACACCCTGTACGACATGGCTTCCCTGACCAAGGTCATGGTGACGCTGCCGCTCGTTTTGCTCAGCGTGCAGGCCGGCAAGCTGTCATTGGCAGACGCGCTTGTCACCCATTTGCCCGAGCTGAAGCAAGGCAGAGACTGCGAACGGAAGGAACAGATCAAAATTGCCCATCTGCTGACTCACACATCCGGCTTTCCTGCCTGGCGTCCGTTTTTTCTCATCGGCCAGGGCAAAAAGGAGTACATCAGCCTGATCGCACAGGAGCAGCTCGTGAACACCCCCGGAAGCCAAGTCGTATACAGTGATGTAGGATATATGCTGCTCGGATTCCTGCTGGAGCGCATCTGGGGGGAAGAGCTGGACTCGCTTGCCCAAAGGCTCGTCTTCCGGCCGAGCGGGATGGAAAACAGCTGCTATTTGCCCTTGCGGCACGCTTTGCCCAAGATCAGCGGCATCGCCTATACGGAACGCGGCAACGAGTTCGAGCGGAATATGGCGCAAAACTACTTGGCCGAGCTGGAGCCCTTCGACCATCCGAGCGTCGGCAAATGGCGGGGAAAACTGTCGAATTACCAGTGGCGGGAAGGATTCATCTGCGGGACCGTGCACGACTGCAACGCCCACTACGGCCTTGGGGGAGTGAGCGGACACGCCGGGCTGTTTTCAACGATCGGCGACGCGGAGCGGTATATGGAGATCTGGACTTCCGATGACGCTCCTGTACGGATTGACCCGGTGCTGAGGGCCCTCTCGATCCGTTCTCATACCGATCACAGCACACAGCGCCGAGGTCTCGGCTGGATCATCTCGTCTACCGGCGGGTCGCTGGAACAGCTCGCGGCGGGCTGCACGGGCGGAGACCTGGCATCGGGGCGGGCGTTTGGCCATACAGGCTTCACCGGCACTTCCATCTGGTCGGACCCGCAGCGAGAGGCTACGATCATTACGCTGACGAATCGGGTGCATCCCGTCGCCAGCCCTTTGATCGGTCCGTGGCGCATCGCCCACCACAATCAACTATTTGGGAGCCTGTCGGCGCATCGTGAAAGGGGGAGTACCCATGACAGCCATGCTAACCATCGATAA
- a CDS encoding ABC transporter ATP-binding protein — translation MTAMLTIDNLRTSFLQSGKKLTVIEGVSLTVEPGETVGVVGESGCGKSVTSMSIMQLLGRNVEMSGSIRFEDKELLTLSDKEMQKIRGNQIAMIFQEPMTSLNPLHTIGKQIGEPLRRHLGLSKQEAKERTIHLLKQVGIPRAEEIVWDYPHQLSGGMRQRVMIAMAMACEPKLLIADEPTTALDVTIQAQILELMKKVRDEQGTSILLITHDLGVVAEMCHRVIVMYAGQIVEEADVKKLFDEPKHPYTRGLLKSMPSVNVNQDRLEAIPGAVPQLSEMPEGCRFAPRCSHVMDICRKQNPELLPVSDSQKCRCWLYREGEAQ, via the coding sequence ATGACAGCCATGCTAACCATCGATAACTTGCGCACGTCCTTTCTCCAATCCGGCAAAAAGCTGACCGTGATCGAGGGAGTCAGCCTGACCGTAGAGCCTGGCGAAACCGTAGGGGTGGTCGGGGAATCCGGTTGTGGAAAAAGCGTCACCAGCATGTCGATCATGCAGCTGTTGGGACGAAATGTGGAGATGAGCGGCAGCATTCGTTTTGAAGACAAAGAGCTGCTCACTCTTTCCGATAAAGAGATGCAAAAAATTCGCGGCAACCAGATCGCGATGATCTTTCAGGAGCCGATGACGTCGCTCAATCCGCTGCATACGATCGGCAAGCAGATCGGCGAGCCTTTGCGCCGCCACCTCGGCTTGTCCAAGCAGGAGGCGAAAGAGCGGACGATCCACCTCCTCAAGCAGGTAGGGATTCCGCGTGCGGAGGAAATTGTCTGGGACTATCCGCACCAGCTCTCCGGAGGGATGCGCCAGCGCGTCATGATCGCGATGGCGATGGCCTGCGAGCCAAAGCTGCTGATCGCCGACGAGCCGACGACGGCACTCGACGTGACGATCCAGGCGCAAATTCTCGAGCTGATGAAGAAAGTGCGAGACGAGCAAGGCACCTCCATCTTGCTGATCACCCACGACCTGGGCGTGGTCGCGGAAATGTGCCATCGCGTCATCGTCATGTACGCCGGCCAGATCGTGGAAGAAGCGGACGTGAAAAAGCTGTTCGACGAGCCCAAGCATCCGTATACGCGCGGCCTGCTCAAGTCGATGCCGAGCGTAAACGTGAATCAGGACCGTCTGGAGGCCATTCCGGGAGCGGTGCCGCAGCTCAGTGAAATGCCTGAGGGGTGCCGCTTCGCTCCGCGCTGTTCCCACGTCATGGATATTTGCCGAAAGCAAAATCCGGAGCTCCTGCCTGTTTCCGATTCGCAAAAATGCAGGTGCTGGCTGTATCGCGAGGGGGAAGCGCAATGA
- a CDS encoding anhydro-N-acetylmuramic acid kinase, with product MDQPAKLLDYRSRREHLLIGLMSGTSLDGVDAALVAIRTNEHGEIENASLREFFYMPYSDELREWVMSLCSVESARVDRLTAVHFGLSEWYAYAVQQLMDKAGVNAEDVDAVCMHGQTIWHIAGRAPFPGPTGMTEVRASLQIGELSTLAERTGIPVVGNFRARDLAADGEGAPLVPYADYILFRHPEKGRLLQNIGGIANVTVLPAGVGIENVIAFDTGPGNMIMDQIVQIVTDGRLRYDEGGRMAASGTVSQQLLERLLQDPYYRAKPPKSTGREVYGLSFAQELATEGGKLGISGADLVATATALTATSIAQAYLQFVIPTTKVEEVIVSGGGAHNQTLLRMLQSQLPAELTVMTTQQFGMPDDAKEAVAFAILGHETLMGRPSNVPSVTGAKRAVPLGNICF from the coding sequence ATGGACCAACCTGCGAAATTGCTGGATTATCGCTCCAGAAGGGAGCATTTGCTCATCGGTCTCATGTCAGGTACTTCGCTTGACGGTGTCGATGCCGCATTGGTGGCGATTCGCACGAATGAACACGGGGAGATTGAAAACGCTTCACTCCGCGAGTTCTTTTACATGCCCTATTCCGATGAACTGCGCGAATGGGTCATGAGTCTGTGCAGTGTCGAGTCGGCTCGGGTGGACAGGCTCACAGCCGTTCACTTCGGACTGTCGGAATGGTACGCGTACGCGGTGCAACAGCTGATGGACAAGGCAGGCGTGAACGCGGAGGATGTGGACGCGGTCTGCATGCACGGCCAAACGATCTGGCATATCGCCGGACGTGCGCCGTTCCCGGGTCCGACGGGCATGACAGAGGTCCGCGCCTCGCTGCAAATCGGCGAGCTTTCCACACTGGCCGAGCGCACCGGCATCCCGGTCGTGGGCAATTTCCGAGCGCGCGATCTTGCTGCAGACGGCGAAGGGGCGCCATTGGTTCCATACGCCGACTACATCCTGTTCCGCCATCCCGAAAAGGGCCGGCTGCTGCAAAATATCGGGGGAATTGCCAACGTCACGGTTCTGCCTGCAGGGGTCGGCATCGAGAACGTCATAGCGTTTGACACCGGACCCGGCAACATGATCATGGACCAGATCGTCCAGATCGTGACGGATGGACGGCTTCGCTACGATGAGGGAGGCAGGATGGCTGCATCCGGGACTGTGTCGCAGCAGCTTCTGGAGCGTCTGCTGCAGGATCCGTACTACCGGGCCAAGCCGCCGAAGAGCACGGGACGGGAAGTGTACGGACTGTCCTTCGCGCAGGAGCTCGCGACAGAGGGAGGAAAGCTCGGGATCAGCGGAGCGGATCTCGTCGCGACGGCGACGGCACTCACAGCGACCTCCATCGCACAGGCCTACTTGCAATTCGTCATACCTACTACCAAAGTGGAGGAAGTGATCGTCTCCGGGGGAGGCGCTCACAACCAGACGCTGCTTCGCATGCTGCAAAGCCAGCTGCCCGCAGAGCTGACCGTCATGACCACGCAGCAGTTCGGCATGCCGGACGACGCGAAGGAAGCTGTCGCTTTTGCCATTTTGGGTCACGAGACACTAATGGGCCGACCGTCCAACGTACCTTCAGTGACAGGTGCCAAGAGGGCCGTACCGTTAGGAAATATATGCTTTTAA
- a CDS encoding dipeptide ABC transporter ATP-binding protein — protein sequence MKKPLLEVKSLTKHFTSKQGFFSQEKVVRAVDGVNLTVYPGETVSIVGESGCGKSTTGRCILRLIEPTDGEILFEGNDIRKLNPSELRQARRDMQLVFQDPFASLNPRKTIGQILEDPLIIHGIGTAAERRRQVEEMIGIVGLSKKQLDRFPHEFSGGQRQRIGIARALILRPKLIIADEPVSALDVSIQAQILNLMQDLQKEFNLTYLFISHDLSVVRHISDRVAVMYLGKVVEVADKHSLYERPTHPYTQALLSAVPVPNPHLTTQRIILEGDLPSPANPPSGCTFHPRCRHCMEICKTTAPPVRELTAGHWVSCHLDDAGAIRPEA from the coding sequence ATGAAGAAGCCACTTTTGGAAGTCAAATCGTTAACGAAGCATTTTACGAGCAAGCAAGGCTTTTTCAGCCAAGAAAAAGTCGTTCGGGCTGTCGATGGAGTCAATCTCACAGTCTACCCGGGCGAGACAGTCAGTATCGTCGGCGAATCCGGCTGCGGGAAGTCGACGACAGGCCGCTGCATTTTACGGCTGATCGAACCGACCGACGGGGAAATCCTGTTCGAAGGAAACGACATCCGCAAGCTGAACCCTTCCGAGCTGCGTCAGGCCAGACGTGATATGCAGCTCGTCTTTCAGGATCCTTTCGCTTCGCTCAACCCGCGGAAAACGATCGGGCAGATCCTCGAAGACCCGTTGATCATTCACGGCATCGGGACGGCAGCCGAACGCCGGCGCCAGGTCGAGGAAATGATCGGGATCGTCGGGCTGTCCAAAAAGCAGCTGGATCGGTTTCCCCATGAATTTTCCGGCGGGCAGCGGCAGCGGATCGGAATCGCCCGGGCGCTGATCCTGCGCCCCAAGCTGATCATCGCGGATGAGCCCGTATCCGCGCTGGACGTATCCATCCAGGCGCAGATTCTCAATCTGATGCAAGATTTGCAGAAGGAATTCAATCTGACCTACCTGTTCATCTCCCACGACCTGAGCGTCGTGCGCCACATTTCCGACCGGGTCGCGGTCATGTATTTGGGAAAAGTGGTCGAGGTGGCAGACAAACATTCTCTGTATGAACGGCCGACCCATCCCTATACGCAGGCGCTATTGTCGGCAGTACCCGTTCCGAATCCGCATCTGACGACCCAGCGCATCATTCTGGAGGGTGATTTGCCCAGTCCGGCCAATCCGCCGTCCGGTTGCACCTTCCACCCGCGTTGCCGGCATTGCATGGAAATCTGCAAGACAACTGCACCGCCCGTGCGCGAGCTGACGGCGGGCCACTGGGTTTCCTGCCACTTGGACGACGCCGGCGCCATCAGGCCGGAAGCATGA
- a CDS encoding ABC transporter permease produces MSTFRKRFLANKTAVFCSVLLALLCVTAALAPVLAPHDPTQMFQEHRMEGSSGDFLLGTDQFGRDLLSRIIYGARVSLVVGVSAVLVSVVFGTLFGLIAGYFGRMVDGFIMRCMDVLFAFPEILLALAIVAALGPGTFNTIMAIGIVNIPIFTRTVRGAVLSIKNLEYVESARAIGASTSRILFLEIFPNVTAPLLVQSSLAISGAILTESALSFLGLGIQPPDPSWGGMISEARRYMELAPGMIIWPCLAMTVTILACNMFGDAIRDILDPRHRGK; encoded by the coding sequence ATGAGCACTTTTCGAAAGCGATTTTTGGCGAATAAAACGGCTGTCTTCTGCTCTGTGCTGCTGGCGCTCCTCTGCGTGACGGCGGCTTTGGCGCCGGTTCTTGCACCGCATGACCCGACGCAGATGTTTCAGGAGCATCGGATGGAAGGCAGCTCTGGCGACTTTTTGCTCGGCACCGACCAGTTCGGGCGCGACCTTCTCAGCCGCATCATCTACGGGGCGCGCGTATCCTTGGTCGTAGGCGTCTCCGCCGTGCTGGTCAGCGTCGTGTTCGGCACGCTGTTTGGACTGATCGCCGGCTATTTCGGACGCATGGTGGACGGCTTCATCATGCGATGCATGGATGTGTTGTTTGCTTTTCCGGAGATTTTGCTGGCGCTGGCGATTGTCGCTGCGCTAGGTCCGGGCACCTTTAACACGATCATGGCGATCGGGATTGTGAATATTCCCATCTTTACCCGTACAGTCAGGGGGGCCGTGCTCTCCATCAAAAACCTCGAGTACGTGGAAAGCGCCCGCGCCATCGGGGCGAGTACCAGCCGTATTTTGTTCCTGGAAATTTTCCCGAACGTGACCGCTCCTCTCCTCGTGCAATCCTCGCTCGCGATTTCCGGGGCGATTTTGACCGAATCCGCGCTCAGCTTTTTGGGCTTGGGCATCCAGCCGCCGGACCCATCTTGGGGCGGCATGATTTCCGAGGCTCGCCGGTACATGGAGCTGGCTCCCGGCATGATCATCTGGCCGTGCCTGGCGATGACCGTGACGATTTTGGCCTGCAATATGTTCGGCGATGCCATTCGCGACATTCTCGACCCGCGTCATCGCGGCAAGTAG